One window of the Acaryochloris sp. CCMEE 5410 genome contains the following:
- the thiO gene encoding glycine oxidase ThiO has translation MNSSSDVLVIGGGAMGLATAIELTRQGAKVTVLSRNFQEAALHAAAGMLAPQAEGLEPGPMLDLCLRSRDLYPDWTSQLTDLTGLKTGYWPCGILAPTFADSPPRFTGDAEWCDLTTIRQYQPDLSPEIVGGWWFPQDAQVNNQQLAQVLLQAARQLGVTLEEGVNVIGFETKDHQIQQVQTTVGTWQAPTYLLATGSWSQDLLPIPVTPRKGQLFAVQPPRQILNKVLFGPGTYIVPRQKGRIVVGATSEDVGFASYNTPGGIQSLLAKAIRLYPPLADYPLEGCWWGFRPATPDELPILGHSPYDNLILATGHYRNGILLTPITARLMTDLIMTGQADPCLTHFSWQRFAPSALSAERLALAH, from the coding sequence ATGAATTCCAGTTCTGATGTTTTAGTGATTGGCGGTGGCGCGATGGGCTTAGCCACTGCCATCGAACTGACGCGCCAAGGGGCTAAAGTCACGGTCCTTAGCCGAAATTTCCAAGAGGCGGCCCTCCATGCGGCGGCAGGAATGCTGGCTCCCCAAGCTGAGGGATTAGAACCGGGTCCCATGCTGGATCTTTGTCTGCGGAGTCGGGACCTCTACCCAGACTGGACGAGCCAACTGACGGACCTGACCGGGTTAAAAACGGGATATTGGCCCTGTGGGATTCTCGCCCCAACCTTTGCGGATTCGCCGCCGCGATTTACCGGAGATGCAGAATGGTGCGATCTCACCACGATACGCCAGTATCAACCCGACCTTAGTCCAGAGATAGTGGGAGGTTGGTGGTTTCCCCAAGATGCCCAGGTCAACAATCAGCAATTGGCCCAAGTATTACTACAAGCCGCTCGCCAGCTCGGGGTCACCCTAGAAGAAGGGGTCAATGTCATAGGATTTGAGACAAAAGATCACCAAATCCAACAGGTGCAAACCACCGTCGGAACTTGGCAAGCTCCAACCTATCTTTTGGCAACGGGGTCTTGGTCCCAGGACCTATTGCCCATTCCCGTGACCCCTCGCAAGGGTCAGTTATTTGCGGTACAGCCCCCCAGACAAATCTTAAACAAAGTTCTGTTTGGGCCAGGCACCTATATTGTCCCTCGCCAAAAGGGTCGCATCGTCGTCGGTGCCACGAGTGAAGATGTGGGGTTTGCTTCCTACAATACGCCAGGTGGCATCCAATCCCTACTCGCAAAGGCGATTCGTCTCTATCCGCCCTTAGCAGACTATCCCTTAGAAGGCTGTTGGTGGGGGTTTCGACCCGCAACTCCCGATGAATTGCCCATATTGGGTCATAGTCCTTACGACAATCTGATTTTGGCAACGGGACATTACCGGAATGGCATCCTGCTAACACCTATCACGGCTCGTCTGATGACAGACCTGATTATGACGGGACAAGCCGATCCGTGTCTGACCCACTTTAGTTGGCAGCGGTTTGCCCCTTCTGCTCTCTCAGCAGAGCGTCTGGCCTTAGCCCATTAA
- a CDS encoding L-threonylcarbamoyladenylate synthase, giving the protein MTQLPIAAFIAAARSGRLVSFPTDTVPALAARPDQASQIFAAKQRQPDKPLILMGASSEALWPYVRGDEKGLNQWQQMAADYWPGALTLVLPACDRVPPAMNPLNPDSIGIRVPNSKVAQMILQQTGPLATTSINHSGQPALTTVKDINQHFPDVFTPLASLWPEPQSSEPLPSTVIKWNGQGWDVLRQGAIQI; this is encoded by the coding sequence ATGACTCAACTTCCAATTGCTGCCTTTATTGCTGCGGCCCGTTCCGGTCGGCTGGTGAGTTTCCCCACGGATACGGTTCCGGCTTTGGCCGCTCGTCCCGACCAAGCTTCGCAAATCTTTGCAGCTAAGCAACGACAGCCGGATAAACCGCTGATTTTGATGGGCGCTTCTTCAGAAGCACTGTGGCCTTATGTACGTGGGGATGAGAAGGGGCTGAACCAGTGGCAACAGATGGCGGCTGACTATTGGCCGGGGGCGTTGACCTTGGTGTTACCGGCTTGCGATCGCGTCCCTCCAGCCATGAATCCCCTCAATCCCGACAGTATTGGGATTCGAGTGCCCAATTCCAAGGTGGCGCAAATGATTTTGCAGCAAACTGGACCTTTAGCCACCACCAGTATCAATCACTCTGGGCAACCTGCTTTAACCACTGTTAAGGATATCAATCAACACTTCCCTGATGTGTTTACTCCTCTAGCTAGTCTATGGCCTGAACCTCAATCGTCTGAGCCACTGCCTTCTACCGTCATTAAATGGAATGGGCAAGGCTGGGATGTTTTGCGTCAGGGGGCAATCCAGATTTAG